A single genomic interval of Zingiber officinale cultivar Zhangliang chromosome 4A, Zo_v1.1, whole genome shotgun sequence harbors:
- the LOC121970658 gene encoding endoribonuclease Dicer homolog 2a-like isoform X2 has product MEAGSCSARGAAQVAESNGTDPPPDPETFARSYQLEALEKAKKENTIVFLETGSGKTLIAVMLLRSYAFAIRKPSRHIAVFLVPTVVLVTQQAKVIEMHTALKVGKFWGEMGVDFWDADTWKVFVMTPQILLDNLRHTFFKLSDIKLIIFDECHHARGRHPYACIMTEFYHRHLESLSCELPRIFGMTASLVYSNGSNSHVVYRRQIQELENLMNSKVYTVDSESILSAYISFPTPKIKQYEHIDSAHQQFIPMVERLKILKAKHIGAIDKQDSVTKTSMAKKISKLHATFVYCLKELGAWLALKAAKSLTCGQNYLFFWGQNVDEACENAIKAFIQEVFQVLSSYLPQEIYIGDDLKENVDSGLLSSKVECLVKSLLEYRDLQELRCIIFVERIITAIVIHSLLGDIKGFSGRTEYMAGSKKLLHSQSRKEQTKIVDSFHHGKVNVIVATQILEEGLDVHGCNLVIRFDPAASSCSFIQSRGRARMKGSDYLILIRRGDIATMSKVVNFLESGDVMREESRKQASIPCKSLQTNMFLDEIYGVESTGAIVTMNSSVALIYFYCSRLPSDEYFRPHPRFEFEKDSDKCTLCLPKSSPIQVVHAECSSSMLKQLLCLEACKKLHAVGALNDYLLPASDVEIEDTQLSEVEPYNKEQADYFPSDFVDSWSSFCCLGLYHCYKITIDQHYNYDFAFNDMMLIVKTDLGSNFLSYSFGLKNSRGPVSVQLNYHGIVHLSREQVMMAKSFQISIFNILLHCDYSKLMDSLHKNQISTAIAYLLVPLVGGRVDWQCVKSSFFHMGIVKDTAHSCVSKGSYSLVQTMSGHTCSCMLQHCIVYTPHSGKFYCVNGFLSDLNINSTFMLKDGRVLSYKEYFQSRHDVVLTCENQPLLSGRHLFKAENYLQKRSFRTEKVNSDAAVELPPELCTIIMSPISANTVYTFSFAPSIMHRIQCLLLASGLKKCILTDSMQNIDVPLSEVLEAITTDKCQEEFSLESLETLGDSFLKYAVNQNLFRAYKHHHEGILSAKKDKLVSNVALCRFGCDRHFPGFIRNRQFDPQEWFIPGSCADHFEETTLLPDSGCTYTSRTRIIKGKVIADTVEALIGVFLTAAGEKAALKFIEWLGIKMEFHQETAPERKDLLKYEMYINTKDLQSVLNYSFRNPALLLEALTHASYQIPDVPGCYQRLEFLGDAVLDVLMTWYLYNKYPGLSPQMLTDLRSANVSNDCYARAAIRAELNKHILHASPELHKRMTCYLEFCANNLAASSDVSDAGADPPKVLGDVIESIAGAIFVDSGYNKEVVWDSMKPLLEPMVSPETVEPNPVNELQHFCSTKHYQLTYKMTIQNRTINMTAEVKTEGATHTATITAPNKKTAQRMAAKTLLRDLKSRAASEL; this is encoded by the exons ATGGAAGCCGGGAGCTGTAGCGCTCGGGGAGCAGCACAAGTAGCAGAGTCGAACGGCACCGACCCGCCGCCTGACCCCGAGACTTTCGCCCGCAG CTATCAGCTGGAGGCGCTGGAGAAAGCGAAGAAGGAGAACACGATCGTCTTCCTGGAGACCGGTTCCGGGAAGACGCTCATCGCCGTCATGTTACTTCGTTCCTACGCCTTCGCGATTCGGAAGCCCTCGCGGCACATCGCCGTCTTCCTCGTCCCGACCGTCGTTTTGGTCACCCAA CAAGCCAAAGTCATTGAGATGCACACTGCTCTTAAAGTTGGTAAATTCTGGGGTGAGATGGGTGTTGATTTTTGGGACGCAGACACATGGAAG GTATTTGTGATGACACCTCAAATTTTGCTTGATAACTTGCGACATACCTTCTTCAAATTGTCTGATATTAAGCTAataatttttgatgaatgtcatcATGCCCGAGGACGACATCCTTATGCTTGCATAATGACG GAGTTCTACCATCGACATTTAGAAAGTTTATCTTGTGAGCTTCCTAGAATATTTGGCATGACTGCATCACTTGTGTATTCCAATG GTTCAAATTCACATGTCGTTTATAGACGCCAAATTCAGGAACTTGAGAATCTTATGAATTCCAAG GTGTACACTGTTGATAGTGAATCAATATTATCTGCGTACATCTCATTTCCTACTCCAAAGATCAAGCAATATGAACATATAGACTCAGCTCATCAACAATTTATTCCTATGGTGGAACgtttgaaaattttgaaggcCAAG CATATAGGAGCTATCGATAAGCAAGATTCAGTAACAAAGACAAGCATGGCTAAAAAGATTTCAAAGTTGCATGCAACTTTTGTATATTGCTTAAAGGAGCTTGGAGCATGGCTAGCATTGAAG GCAGCAAAATCATTAACATGCGGTCAAAACTATCTATTCTTTTGGGGTCAAAATGTAGATGAGGCTTGTGAGAATGCAATAAAAGCCTTTATTCAAGAGGTGTTTCAGGTCCTTTCATCCTACCTACCACAAG AAATATATATTGGTGATGACTTAAAAGAAAATGTTGATTCTGGTCTTTTGTCTTCAAAGGTGGAATGTCTTGTCAAATCTCTTTTGGAATATAG GGATTTGCAAGAATTGAGATGTATCATATTTGTTGAAAGAATTATTACAGCAATTGTGATTCATTCCCTTTTAGGAGATATTAAAGGATTTTCTGGAAGAACTGAATACATGGCAGGGTCCAAAAAGCTCTTGCATTCACAGAGTAGGAAAGAACAAACAAAAATTGTTGATTCATTCCATCATGGCAAA GTAAATGTAATTGTTGCCACTCAGATTCTTGAGGAGGGTTTGGATGTTCATGGTTGCAATTTGGTTATACGCTTTGATCCAGCTGCTTCTTCATGCAGTTTTATACAGTCTCGTGGGCGTGCGAGGATGAAGGGATCAGATTATCTAATACTTATTAGACG TGGTGATATAGCTACAATGTCAAAAGTGGTTAACTTTCTTGAAAGTGGTGATGTGATGAGAGAGGAATCAAGAAAACAAGCTTCCATTCCATGTAAATCCCTACAAACTAACATGTTTCTGGATGAAATATACGGTGTTGAATCTACTGGAGCTATTGTGACTATGAATTCTAGTGTAGCTTTAATATATTTCTACTGCTCCAGGCTTCCTTCTGATGA GTACTTTAGACCTCATCCGAGATTTGAATTTGAAAAAGATTCTGACAAGTGCACTTTGTGTCTTCCCAAAAGCAGCCCCATACAGGTTGTCCATGCAGAGTGTAGTAGCAGCATGCTGAAGCAGCTTTTGTGCCTTGAAGCATGCAAAAAATTGCATGCAGTAGGTGCTTTAAATGATTATCTATTGCCAGCATCTGATGTTGAAATTGAGGACACCCAACTCAGTG AGGTTGAACCTTATAATAAAGAGCAAGCTGATTATTTTCCTAGTGACTTCGTGGATTCATGGTCGTCATTTTGTTGTCTTGGTTTGTACCATTGCTACAAGATAACCATTGACCAGCATTACAACTATGATTTTGCCTTCAATGATATGATGCTCATTGTCAAAACTGATTTGGGATCTaattttctttcttattcttttggttTGAAAAATTCAAGGGGTCCTGTATCAGTTCAATTAAACTATCATGGAATTGTGCACCTTAGTCGCGAGCAG GTTATGATGGCTAAATCATTCCAGATTAGTATATTTAATATTCTACTTCATTGTGATTATAGTAAGCTAATGGATTCCCTGCATAAGAATCAGATCTCTACAGCTATTGCTTATCTACTTGTTCCATTAGTTGGTGGAAGAGTTGATTGGCAATGTGTTAAATCATCTTTTTTCCACATGGGGATTGTCAAGGATACTGCACATTCTTGTGTTTCAAAAGGATCATATTCTTTAGTACAAACTATGAGTGGGCACACTTGCAGTTGTATGCTTCAGCACTGTATCGTTTATACACCTCATAGTGGTAAATTTTATTGTGTTAATGGGTTTCTTTCTGACTTGAATATAAATTCCACATTTATGCTGAAAGATGGAAGAGTTCTTTCATATAAAGAATATTTTCAGTCAAG GCATGATGTTGTGTTGACTTGTGAAAATCAACCTCTACTTTCGGGTAGACATCTTTTTAAAGCTGAAAACTACCTTCAGAAACGTTCTTTTCGGACGGAGAAGG TTAATAGTGATGCAGCTGTTGAATTGCCTCCTGAACTTTGTACCATCATTATGTCTCCTATCTCAGCCAATACTGTATACACTTTCTCCTTTGCTCCATCAATCATGCATCGTATCCAGTGTTTGCTACTTGCTTCCGGACTAAAGAAATGCATCCTCACTGATTCCATGCAAAACATTGATGTTCCACTTTCCGAG GTTCTGGAAGCAATCACCACGGATAAATGTCAAGAAGAATTTTCCCTAGAGTCCCTGGAAACACTTGGAGATTCTTTTCTGAAGTATGCCGTGAATCAAAATCTTTTCAGGGCTTATAAGCATCATCATGAAGGCATATTAAGTGCTAAGAAGGATAAATTAGTGTCAAATGTTGCGCTTTGCAGGTTTGGATGTGATCGCCACTTCCCA GGGTTTATTCGTAACAGGCAATTTGATCCTCAAGAATGGTTTATCCCCGGTAGTTGTGCGGATCATTTTGAAGAGACCACCTTGTTACCAGATTCAGGTTGTACGTACACTAGTCGTACAAGAATCATCAAGGGCAAGGTCATTGCTGATACCGTAGAAGCACTGATAGGAGTATTCCTTACTGCTGCCGGAGAAAAGGCAGCATTGAAATTTATCGAGTGGCTGGGTATAAAGATGGAATTCCATCAGGAAACTGCCCCTGAAAGGAAAGATTTGCTGAAGTATGAAATGTACATAAATACAAAAGACCTTCAGTCGGTACTAAATTATTCATTCCGAAATCCCGCACTTTTGCTTGAAGCATTAACTCATGCTTCGTATCAGATTCCTGATGTTCCTGGATGCTATCAG AGGCTCGAGTTTCTCGGTGATGCGGTTTTGGACGTTCTCATGACTTGGTACCTTTACAACAAATATCCTGGATTGTCTCCTCAAATGTTGACTGATCTTAGATCGGCAAATGTCAGTAACGACTGCTATGCTCGAGCAGCTATTAGAGCCGAACTGAACAAGCACATTCTTCATGCTTCACCGGAGTTGCATAAAAGGATGACATGTTACCTTGAATTTTGTGCAAACAATCTTGCAGCTTCATCGGATGTCTCAGATGCTGGTGCAGATCCACCtaag gtGTTGGGAGATGTCATAGAATCCATCGCCGGAGCTATCTTTGTCGACTCCGGATATAACAAAGAAGTTGTATGGGACAGTATGAAGCCGCTGCTAGAACCGATGGTCAGCCCAGAAACAGTCGAGCCGAATCCTGTAAACGAATTACAGCACTTTTGTTCTACTAAGCACTACCAATTGACATACAAAATGACCATTCAAAACCGCACAATCAACATGACTGCAGAAGTAAAAACTGAAGGGGCAACTCATACCGCAACGATCACAGCGCCCAATAAGAAGACTGCACAGAGAATGGCAGCCAAGACTCTGCTGAGGGATCTTAAATCTCGAGCAGCATCAGAATTGTGA
- the LOC121970658 gene encoding endoribonuclease Dicer homolog 2a-like isoform X3 — translation MEAGSCSARGAAQVAESNGTDPPPDPETFARSYQLEALEKAKKENTIVFLETGSGKTLIAVMLLRSYAFAIRKPSRHIAVFLVPTVVLVTQVFVMTPQILLDNLRHTFFKLSDIKLIIFDECHHARGRHPYACIMTEFYHRHLESLSCELPRIFGMTASLVYSNGSNSHVVYRRQIQELENLMNSKVYTVDSESILSAYISFPTPKIKQYEHIDSAHQQFIPMVERLKILKAKHIGAIDKQDSVTKTSMAKKISKLHATFVYCLKELGAWLALKAAKSLTCGQNYLFFWGQNVDEACENAIKAFIQEVFQVLSSYLPQEIYIGDDLKENVDSGLLSSKVECLVKSLLEYRDLQELRCIIFVERIITAIVIHSLLGDIKGFSGRTEYMAGSKKLLHSQSRKEQTKIVDSFHHGKVNVIVATQILEEGLDVHGCNLVIRFDPAASSCSFIQSRGRARMKGSDYLILIRRGDIATMSKVVNFLESGDVMREESRKQASIPCKSLQTNMFLDEIYGVESTGAIVTMNSSVALIYFYCSRLPSDEYFRPHPRFEFEKDSDKCTLCLPKSSPIQVVHAECSSSMLKQLLCLEACKKLHAVGALNDYLLPASDVEIEDTQLSEVEPYNKEQADYFPSDFVDSWSSFCCLGLYHCYKITIDQHYNYDFAFNDMMLIVKTDLGSNFLSYSFGLKNSRGPVSVQLNYHGIVHLSREQVMMAKSFQISIFNILLHCDYSKLMDSLHKNQISTAIAYLLVPLVGGRVDWQCVKSSFFHMGIVKDTAHSCVSKGSYSLVQTMSGHTCSCMLQHCIVYTPHSGKFYCVNGFLSDLNINSTFMLKDGRVLSYKEYFQSRHDVVLTCENQPLLSGRHLFKAENYLQKRSFRTEKVNSDAAVELPPELCTIIMSPISANTVYTFSFAPSIMHRIQCLLLASGLKKCILTDSMQNIDVPLSEVLEAITTDKCQEEFSLESLETLGDSFLKYAVNQNLFRAYKHHHEGILSAKKDKLVSNVALCRFGCDRHFPGFIRNRQFDPQEWFIPGSCADHFEETTLLPDSGCTYTSRTRIIKGKVIADTVEALIGVFLTAAGEKAALKFIEWLGIKMEFHQETAPERKDLLKYEMYINTKDLQSVLNYSFRNPALLLEALTHASYQIPDVPGCYQRLEFLGDAVLDVLMTWYLYNKYPGLSPQMLTDLRSANVSNDCYARAAIRAELNKHILHASPELHKRMTCYLEFCANNLAASSDVSDAGADPPKVLGDVIESIAGAIFVDSGYNKEVVWDSMKPLLEPMVSPETVEPNPVNELQHFCSTKHYQLTYKMTIQNRTINMTAEVKTEGATHTATITAPNKKTAQRMAAKTLLRDLKSRAASEL, via the exons ATGGAAGCCGGGAGCTGTAGCGCTCGGGGAGCAGCACAAGTAGCAGAGTCGAACGGCACCGACCCGCCGCCTGACCCCGAGACTTTCGCCCGCAG CTATCAGCTGGAGGCGCTGGAGAAAGCGAAGAAGGAGAACACGATCGTCTTCCTGGAGACCGGTTCCGGGAAGACGCTCATCGCCGTCATGTTACTTCGTTCCTACGCCTTCGCGATTCGGAAGCCCTCGCGGCACATCGCCGTCTTCCTCGTCCCGACCGTCGTTTTGGTCACCCAA GTATTTGTGATGACACCTCAAATTTTGCTTGATAACTTGCGACATACCTTCTTCAAATTGTCTGATATTAAGCTAataatttttgatgaatgtcatcATGCCCGAGGACGACATCCTTATGCTTGCATAATGACG GAGTTCTACCATCGACATTTAGAAAGTTTATCTTGTGAGCTTCCTAGAATATTTGGCATGACTGCATCACTTGTGTATTCCAATG GTTCAAATTCACATGTCGTTTATAGACGCCAAATTCAGGAACTTGAGAATCTTATGAATTCCAAG GTGTACACTGTTGATAGTGAATCAATATTATCTGCGTACATCTCATTTCCTACTCCAAAGATCAAGCAATATGAACATATAGACTCAGCTCATCAACAATTTATTCCTATGGTGGAACgtttgaaaattttgaaggcCAAG CATATAGGAGCTATCGATAAGCAAGATTCAGTAACAAAGACAAGCATGGCTAAAAAGATTTCAAAGTTGCATGCAACTTTTGTATATTGCTTAAAGGAGCTTGGAGCATGGCTAGCATTGAAG GCAGCAAAATCATTAACATGCGGTCAAAACTATCTATTCTTTTGGGGTCAAAATGTAGATGAGGCTTGTGAGAATGCAATAAAAGCCTTTATTCAAGAGGTGTTTCAGGTCCTTTCATCCTACCTACCACAAG AAATATATATTGGTGATGACTTAAAAGAAAATGTTGATTCTGGTCTTTTGTCTTCAAAGGTGGAATGTCTTGTCAAATCTCTTTTGGAATATAG GGATTTGCAAGAATTGAGATGTATCATATTTGTTGAAAGAATTATTACAGCAATTGTGATTCATTCCCTTTTAGGAGATATTAAAGGATTTTCTGGAAGAACTGAATACATGGCAGGGTCCAAAAAGCTCTTGCATTCACAGAGTAGGAAAGAACAAACAAAAATTGTTGATTCATTCCATCATGGCAAA GTAAATGTAATTGTTGCCACTCAGATTCTTGAGGAGGGTTTGGATGTTCATGGTTGCAATTTGGTTATACGCTTTGATCCAGCTGCTTCTTCATGCAGTTTTATACAGTCTCGTGGGCGTGCGAGGATGAAGGGATCAGATTATCTAATACTTATTAGACG TGGTGATATAGCTACAATGTCAAAAGTGGTTAACTTTCTTGAAAGTGGTGATGTGATGAGAGAGGAATCAAGAAAACAAGCTTCCATTCCATGTAAATCCCTACAAACTAACATGTTTCTGGATGAAATATACGGTGTTGAATCTACTGGAGCTATTGTGACTATGAATTCTAGTGTAGCTTTAATATATTTCTACTGCTCCAGGCTTCCTTCTGATGA GTACTTTAGACCTCATCCGAGATTTGAATTTGAAAAAGATTCTGACAAGTGCACTTTGTGTCTTCCCAAAAGCAGCCCCATACAGGTTGTCCATGCAGAGTGTAGTAGCAGCATGCTGAAGCAGCTTTTGTGCCTTGAAGCATGCAAAAAATTGCATGCAGTAGGTGCTTTAAATGATTATCTATTGCCAGCATCTGATGTTGAAATTGAGGACACCCAACTCAGTG AGGTTGAACCTTATAATAAAGAGCAAGCTGATTATTTTCCTAGTGACTTCGTGGATTCATGGTCGTCATTTTGTTGTCTTGGTTTGTACCATTGCTACAAGATAACCATTGACCAGCATTACAACTATGATTTTGCCTTCAATGATATGATGCTCATTGTCAAAACTGATTTGGGATCTaattttctttcttattcttttggttTGAAAAATTCAAGGGGTCCTGTATCAGTTCAATTAAACTATCATGGAATTGTGCACCTTAGTCGCGAGCAG GTTATGATGGCTAAATCATTCCAGATTAGTATATTTAATATTCTACTTCATTGTGATTATAGTAAGCTAATGGATTCCCTGCATAAGAATCAGATCTCTACAGCTATTGCTTATCTACTTGTTCCATTAGTTGGTGGAAGAGTTGATTGGCAATGTGTTAAATCATCTTTTTTCCACATGGGGATTGTCAAGGATACTGCACATTCTTGTGTTTCAAAAGGATCATATTCTTTAGTACAAACTATGAGTGGGCACACTTGCAGTTGTATGCTTCAGCACTGTATCGTTTATACACCTCATAGTGGTAAATTTTATTGTGTTAATGGGTTTCTTTCTGACTTGAATATAAATTCCACATTTATGCTGAAAGATGGAAGAGTTCTTTCATATAAAGAATATTTTCAGTCAAG GCATGATGTTGTGTTGACTTGTGAAAATCAACCTCTACTTTCGGGTAGACATCTTTTTAAAGCTGAAAACTACCTTCAGAAACGTTCTTTTCGGACGGAGAAGG TTAATAGTGATGCAGCTGTTGAATTGCCTCCTGAACTTTGTACCATCATTATGTCTCCTATCTCAGCCAATACTGTATACACTTTCTCCTTTGCTCCATCAATCATGCATCGTATCCAGTGTTTGCTACTTGCTTCCGGACTAAAGAAATGCATCCTCACTGATTCCATGCAAAACATTGATGTTCCACTTTCCGAG GTTCTGGAAGCAATCACCACGGATAAATGTCAAGAAGAATTTTCCCTAGAGTCCCTGGAAACACTTGGAGATTCTTTTCTGAAGTATGCCGTGAATCAAAATCTTTTCAGGGCTTATAAGCATCATCATGAAGGCATATTAAGTGCTAAGAAGGATAAATTAGTGTCAAATGTTGCGCTTTGCAGGTTTGGATGTGATCGCCACTTCCCA GGGTTTATTCGTAACAGGCAATTTGATCCTCAAGAATGGTTTATCCCCGGTAGTTGTGCGGATCATTTTGAAGAGACCACCTTGTTACCAGATTCAGGTTGTACGTACACTAGTCGTACAAGAATCATCAAGGGCAAGGTCATTGCTGATACCGTAGAAGCACTGATAGGAGTATTCCTTACTGCTGCCGGAGAAAAGGCAGCATTGAAATTTATCGAGTGGCTGGGTATAAAGATGGAATTCCATCAGGAAACTGCCCCTGAAAGGAAAGATTTGCTGAAGTATGAAATGTACATAAATACAAAAGACCTTCAGTCGGTACTAAATTATTCATTCCGAAATCCCGCACTTTTGCTTGAAGCATTAACTCATGCTTCGTATCAGATTCCTGATGTTCCTGGATGCTATCAG AGGCTCGAGTTTCTCGGTGATGCGGTTTTGGACGTTCTCATGACTTGGTACCTTTACAACAAATATCCTGGATTGTCTCCTCAAATGTTGACTGATCTTAGATCGGCAAATGTCAGTAACGACTGCTATGCTCGAGCAGCTATTAGAGCCGAACTGAACAAGCACATTCTTCATGCTTCACCGGAGTTGCATAAAAGGATGACATGTTACCTTGAATTTTGTGCAAACAATCTTGCAGCTTCATCGGATGTCTCAGATGCTGGTGCAGATCCACCtaag gtGTTGGGAGATGTCATAGAATCCATCGCCGGAGCTATCTTTGTCGACTCCGGATATAACAAAGAAGTTGTATGGGACAGTATGAAGCCGCTGCTAGAACCGATGGTCAGCCCAGAAACAGTCGAGCCGAATCCTGTAAACGAATTACAGCACTTTTGTTCTACTAAGCACTACCAATTGACATACAAAATGACCATTCAAAACCGCACAATCAACATGACTGCAGAAGTAAAAACTGAAGGGGCAACTCATACCGCAACGATCACAGCGCCCAATAAGAAGACTGCACAGAGAATGGCAGCCAAGACTCTGCTGAGGGATCTTAAATCTCGAGCAGCATCAGAATTGTGA